The Zingiber officinale cultivar Zhangliang unplaced genomic scaffold, Zo_v1.1 ctg45, whole genome shotgun sequence DNA window TTGCTTTTATTCTGCTACTCCTCAGGATTATGCAACTCTATCGTGCTCCCATTAGGTAGCCAGTCACAAAATGCCACGCGTCATGGCCCAAAGCTGAACATGACATTAGTTCGTTGACATACATTAAACCGAGAGTTAGCGGAAATCGGAACCGAGATAAGGGTGGACGTCGTCGCCGGAGGCGAAGGGAAAAAGCTCAGCGATGGCGACCGGCTGTTGCTCCTTCGCCGGCGCCCTGCCGTCGGCGACGGGGAAGCCCCTCGTTTCTCCTATGCGCTTATGTttttatggtatctcatcttccTCGGCTGCTCACTCTTCTGGAGGCTCCCGAAAGGTCCCGGTTCTTCTAGCGAGGGCGTCCGTGGTCAATTCCTCTGAGAGTTCATACGGATTCGCCAAGAGAATGGAGCTTGCGTGGCTGATCTCTAAGGTAATCATTTGACCGGTTTTCTCCTTTGCCGGATGATGTTATTGTCCTTTTTCCGATGCTAGGGTTTTGTAGAGTACCGTCTTTCGATAATGGCGTCCATATTGTCTTAGTTTAGTTTTGCTATGGTTGTCTGTGCTATTGTTGCTAATTGGCTACCCCAGTAGGATGTTATTCTTGTGTTATCAGTCAAAATTCTTTGTATCATCAATTTGGGCATTGAAGCCCATAGATCTTGGATAAATGGTAGTGTAATGCAACACTAtcattgtagcaaaaggtgattagtAGCTAGAGGGTgggagggttttttttttttttttctttgatggcATGCACCCACCGGGAATTACCCCTTGCCTCATTTTAGCAAAACTGTCACACTTTAGCTAACTGGGCACCCCTGTTGGGACAATGCAATACTATCATTGATTAACAcaatcattatcatcattttttttgtgCTAATAATATATACATGAAGGAATTTATCTTTAAATATGGTTTGTAATTTCATCATAtactaatgtaaaaagataggaacTTAGAGTTGCTCATCAATGTAAATATGCAATCAAATCATTTTTCATCCTACAATAATTTTAACATTATTGAATTATCATATTCATATAAATATAATGACTAGATGTTGCTTACCAGGATTTGAAATGCCGTTCCGTGCCGCCCGGCACAGACAGTTTTTCGGCGGCACTggaggagacgcgggacgcctCCTTCGGCGCTAgaggagacgcgggacgcctCCGGCGGCGTCCCGCGGCACCTTCGGCACCGAAGGCGTCGTGCGCGATGCCTTCTGCAGCGCCGAAGGGCGTCCCGCAGGGTCGTCGGACGCCCCCCACAAGATTGCGATGATCGATCGCAGGCGCGATCTCGCATACTGTGTTCGCGATTTTTTTTTTCGTttgtaataattatttattttatttaattaatttaaacaattcttAAGGAGGATGTGTGATATTTCGAAGAGGTTTTTATAAACTTAGTTAAAGTttcttaataaaatataaaaaatatatttaaaattaaaataaattaaataaattttattaattaatattctgaaaaaaataatattttaaattttatttaaaaatttaaaaaatatataataattcttatttatattctaatatattttaaatttca harbors:
- the LOC122037452 gene encoding protein PHOTOSYSTEM I ASSEMBLY 2, chloroplastic-like gives rise to the protein MATGCCSFAGALPSATGKPLVSPMRLCFYGISSSSAAHSSGGSRKVPVLLARASVVNSSESSYGFAKRMELAWLISKQPKPIACSTCESNGYVECKWCAGTGFFILGNQMLCEVPSRNTACVICTGKGSAACRDCKGTGFRAKWLEDPPPPK